The proteins below are encoded in one region of Brachyspira intermedia PWS/A:
- a CDS encoding demethoxyubiquinone hydroxylase family protein, whose translation MPSFANPFNANVNRKVTKEELIQAVRLDIAGELEAIYLYDAHVMATDDPVAKAVLADIRDEEKAHVGELMALLRHLDPKEAEHFESGQLEVKEMMEELGIKEPDLSGLTVGSLKKD comes from the coding sequence ATGCCTAGTTTTGCAAATCCATTTAATGCAAATGTGAACAGAAAAGTTACTAAAGAAGAATTAATACAAGCTGTAAGACTTGATATTGCCGGAGAATTGGAGGCTATATATCTGTATGATGCCCATGTTATGGCTACAGATGACCCTGTTGCAAAGGCAGTATTAGCTGACATAAGAGATGAAGAAAAAGCACATGTCGGAGAGCTTATGGCTTTACTTAGACATTTAGACCCTAAAGAAGCAGAACATTTTGAATCTGGACAATTAGAGGTTAAAGAGATGATGGAAGAGCTTGGAATAAAAGAACCTGATCTATCTGGGCTTACAGTTGGAAGTTTGAAAAAAGACTGA
- a CDS encoding family 1 encapsulin nanocompartment shell protein codes for MDYLARESSPFEESFWQNIDKVVVETASRTLIGRRFLSIYGPLGAGAISVQYDKSDREEVFEDGFVKTSGRKSVELPQIYQDFTLLWRDLENNISNKLPLDLSIVSQAAQTLANKEDNLIFNGNDFLELKGILNAEGVQKLKISDWGQGENPYTDIVKAINMIREKGIVGRFVLCLSQSLYFDLQRIQQGTGMTEAQRISSMIGNLYNVPVIKGKKAALICAEPQYMDLAVGIDMSTAYLEQKDLNHSFRIMETIIPRIKDSNAIVVLE; via the coding sequence ATGGATTATTTAGCTAGAGAAAGTTCGCCTTTTGAAGAAAGTTTTTGGCAGAATATAGATAAAGTTGTTGTTGAAACAGCAAGCAGAACACTTATAGGAAGAAGATTTTTATCTATTTACGGACCTCTTGGTGCAGGTGCTATAAGCGTTCAATATGATAAAAGCGACAGAGAAGAAGTTTTTGAAGATGGCTTCGTAAAAACTTCAGGAAGAAAATCTGTTGAGCTTCCTCAGATTTATCAGGATTTTACTCTATTATGGAGAGATTTAGAGAATAATATTTCTAATAAATTACCTTTAGATTTATCTATTGTATCTCAGGCAGCTCAAACACTTGCTAACAAAGAAGATAATTTAATATTCAATGGAAATGATTTTCTTGAATTAAAAGGAATACTCAATGCTGAGGGAGTACAAAAATTAAAAATCTCTGATTGGGGACAAGGTGAGAATCCTTATACTGATATAGTAAAAGCTATAAATATGATTAGAGAAAAAGGCATAGTAGGAAGATTTGTACTATGTTTAAGCCAATCATTATATTTTGACTTACAAAGAATACAGCAAGGTACTGGAATGACAGAAGCTCAAAGAATATCCAGTATGATTGGAAATCTTTATAATGTACCTGTTATCAAAGGAAAGAAAGCAGCATTAATTTGTGCTGAACCTCAATATATGGATTTGGCTGTTGGAATAGATATGTCTACTGCATATTTAGAACAAAAAGATTTAAATCACAGCTTTAGAATAATGGAAACTATAATACCTAGAATAAAAGACTCTAATGCAATAGTTGTTTTAGAATAG